A stretch of DNA from Promicromonospora sukumoe:
GACCGCAGCGTGCGTCGAGTGGGTCGACCGGACGGAGCGGGTGCTCCTCGACGGCGGCTACGCCCTCGTGGTCACCTCCCAGATGAGCGGCGTCGGCTGGGAGAATCCCTGGTCGGCGGCTACGACCGGAACCGGCGCGACACCCCAGGCTGCGACACCTCAGGCCTGGGCGAAGGACGGCCTGGCCGCCCTGTGGCAGCGGCTCGCCGCCGAGAAGCTCCCCGTCGCGGCGATCGCCGACGTGCCCAGGCCCCGCCCGGACGTGGTCGAGTGCCTGACGGCGCCCGACGTCGACCTCACCACCGCCTGCCGCAACCCGCGCGGCGACGCGACGCGCGCGTTCGACCCGCAGCGGGGCGCCGTGGACCGGTTGGACCGGCCCGACGTCGTCCTGGTCGACCTCACCGACGTCTACTGCGACGCCCGCGAGTGCCACCCGGTGATCGGCGGCGTCACGGTGTACCGGGACGCCGACCACCTGTCGGACACCTTCGCGGGCACCCTGGCGCCCTACCTCGCGAACGCACTGGCGCCCCTGCTGCGGGCAGGAAGCTGACCGCAGCAGGGGCGCGAGCGTGAGACAGGTGCGAGCGTGAGACAGGTGTGAACGTCAGGCCGGCGCCGACGCCCGGCCGAAACGAACGTCAGACCGGGCGCGCCGCCTCGATCTCGACGGACGGCAGGTGCCGGGCCGGAAGGGTCTTCGGACGCCACGACGCCCGGGTCTCCTCGAACGCGGTGATCTTGTCGGCCTCCTGGAGGGTGAGCCCGATGTCGTCGAGCCCCTCCATGAGCCGCCAGCGCGTGTAGTCGTCGATCTGGAACGGCACGGTGACGTCGTCGGCCGTGGCGGTCTTCGCCCCCAGGTCGACGGTCACCTCGGTGCCCGGCTTGGTCTCCAGGATCTTCCACAGGATCTCGATGTCCTCGGGCGAGACGATGCCCGCCACGAGGCCCTGCTTGCCCGAGTTGCCGCGGAAGATGTCGGCGAACCGCGACGACAGCACGACGCGGAAGCCGTAGTCCTTGAGCGCCCAGACGGCGTGCTCGCGCGACGAGCCGGTGCCGAAGTCGGGCCCGGCCACGAGCACGGACCCCGCGGAGTACGCCTCCTGGTTCAGGATGAACGACGGGTCGCCCCGCCACGCCGCGAACAGCGCGTCCTCGAACCCGGTGCGCGTGACCCGCTTGAGGTACACGGCCGGGATGATCTGGTCGGTGTCGACGTTGCTGCGCCGCAGCGGCACGCCGACGCCGGTGTGCGTGGTGATCTTCTCCATGGTCAGTGGTCCTCTCAGCGCAGCGCGGGCTGGCCGGCTACGGGCATGGGCAGGTCGACGACGACGGACTCGCCCAGCGGCGAGACACCCACGCCGTCGAGCGGCGTGCCGTCGAACGTGGTGATGTCGATGTCGAACGGCAGGTCCAGGTCGCCGACGCTGGAGAGCGTGCCCCGGATCGCCGTGGCGGCCGCGACGAGCGGCGACACCAGGTGGGTGCGCCCGCCCTTGCCCTGCCGGCCCTCGAAGTTACGGTTCGACGTCGAGGCCGACCGCTCCCCCGGTGCGAGCTGGTCCGGGTTCATGCCCAGGCACATCGAACATCCGGCGTTGCGCCACTCGGCACCGAAGTCCTTGAAGATCACGTCGAGGCCCTCGGCCTCCGCCTGCAGGCGCACGCGGGCCGACGACGGGACCACGAGGACGCGGACGTCCGAGGCCTTCTCCTTGCCCTTGACGACCTTGGCGACGGACCGCAGGTCCTCGATGCGCCCGTTGGTGCAGGACCCGATGAACACGGTGTCGACCCGGACGTCGCGCAGCGGCGTGCCGGCCTCCAGGCCCATGTACTCCAGGGCCCGCTCGGCGGCGAGGCGCTCGTCCTCGTCGGCGATGTCCGCCGGGACGGGCACCGCCGCCGACAGCGGCAGGCCCTGGCCCGGGTTGGTGCCCCAGGTGACGAACGGCTCCAGGTCGGCCGCCTCGAGGACGACCTCGGCGTCGAACTGCGCGTCGTCGTCGGACCGGAGGGTCTTCCAGTAGTCGACGGCGGCGTCCCAGTCCTCGCCCTCGGGCGCGTGCGGGCGGCCCTTGAGGTACTCGAACGTGGTCTCGTCCGGCGCGATCATGCCGGCGCGCGCGCCCGCCTCGATCGACATGTTGCAGATGGTCATGCGCGCTTCCATGGACAGCGCGCGGATGGCCTCGCCGCGGTACTCGAGCACGTAGCCCTGCCCGCCGCCGGTGCCGATCTTGGCGATGATCGCCAGGATGATGTCCTTGGACGTCGCGCCCGCGGGCAGCGCGCCGTTGACCGTGATCGCCATGGTCTTGAAGGGCGCCAGCGGCAGCGTCTGCGTGGCGAGCACGTGCTCCACCTCGGAG
This window harbors:
- the leuD gene encoding 3-isopropylmalate dehydratase small subunit yields the protein MEKITTHTGVGVPLRRSNVDTDQIIPAVYLKRVTRTGFEDALFAAWRGDPSFILNQEAYSAGSVLVAGPDFGTGSSREHAVWALKDYGFRVVLSSRFADIFRGNSGKQGLVAGIVSPEDIEILWKILETKPGTEVTVDLGAKTATADDVTVPFQIDDYTRWRLMEGLDDIGLTLQEADKITAFEETRASWRPKTLPARHLPSVEIEAARPV
- the leuC gene encoding 3-isopropylmalate dehydratase large subunit; its protein translation is MAGTLAEKVWEAHLVRRGEDGSPDLLYIDLHLVHEVTSPQAFEGLRLAGRQVRRPDLTIATEDHNTPTLDIDRPIADATSRTQIETLRANAKEFGVRLHSLGDADQGIVHQVGPQLGLTMPGLTVVCGDSHTSTHGAFGALAFGIGTSEVEHVLATQTLPLAPFKTMAITVNGALPAGATSKDIILAIIAKIGTGGGQGYVLEYRGEAIRALSMEARMTICNMSIEAGARAGMIAPDETTFEYLKGRPHAPEGEDWDAAVDYWKTLRSDDDAQFDAEVVLEAADLEPFVTWGTNPGQGLPLSAAVPVPADIADEDERLAAERALEYMGLEAGTPLRDVRVDTVFIGSCTNGRIEDLRSVAKVVKGKEKASDVRVLVVPSSARVRLQAEAEGLDVIFKDFGAEWRNAGCSMCLGMNPDQLAPGERSASTSNRNFEGRQGKGGRTHLVSPLVAAATAIRGTLSSVGDLDLPFDIDITTFDGTPLDGVGVSPLGESVVVDLPMPVAGQPALR